The sequence GTTCCTTCAAATTCATAAGCATAAATTTTTTGAGTTTTTAATAGTTCATCAAATGCATCTACTAATTGAATTTCGGAATTATTTTCCGGTTTCAGTTTTTTCAAAATAGCCAAAATTTCGGGAGTAAAAACATACCTTCCTAAAATAGCTTTATTGCTTGGGCTATTTTCTAATTTAGGTTTTTCAACTGCACCTTTGATTTCAAAAATTTTTGCATTTTTTTGTTCTGGATCAAGTGGATCAACCACGCCATATTTATCTAAATGTTCGGATTTAATTGATTGCACTCCTACAATAGAGTTTCCCAGCTTTTCATATTGCTCAATCAACTGTTTAATTGCAGGAATTTGTGACATAATCAAATCATCTCCCAAAATAACAGCAAAAGGTTCATTCTTGATTTTTGAAGCTGCTACTGCAATTGCATGTCCTAAACCTAGTTGTTCATTTTGATAAACAACTGTAATATGTTTTTTAATATTAGTTTTTTGAATTAGTTCTAAAATATCTGTTTTACCTTTTTGTGCTAGTTCATATTCCAAACCATAGTTAATATCAAAATAATTATTAATTTCTTCTTTTCTTGGTGAAATTACTAAAATAATCTCTTCAATACCAGAATTTAAAGCTTCATGAATTAATCAATCAATGATTGGTTTATTGAGTACTGGTACTAATTCTTTATGCACCACTTTAGTCATTGGTAAAAATCTTGTTCCTCATCCTGCTGCAGGAATAATTAATTTTTTAACTTTTTTCATGATTCAAAATTATAACAATAATATCTTAAGTTGCTTAATTACTAAAAATTATATGTAGTAAGATTAATATATTTAAAATCTTCAATAATTCTAGTGCAACTTAATTATTTTTTGTCTTTAATTCATCACCTCAAAAACAAAATAATTTTTTTTGCCTTTTTTAACAATAAAAAAGTTTTCTCATTTTGCAAAAGTTTCTACTGCTTTTTCTACAATAAATTCTTTTGATCCATTAATTTCAATAGTTTTATTATTTAAAAACTCATTTAGTTCTCTATTACTTATTGCTATTTTATTTTCAATTAAACTCTCTTTTAATGTCATTGATTTTGCAACTTTAAAGAAAGGTACTGCTCCTTTTAAATTTTCAATATCTTGCAGTGTAAATTGATTAATTTGATTATTAAATAGTAAATGTGTAATTTTTTCTGCTTCTAGGGCAGCATTTTGACCATGAATGTCTTTAACAACTTCAAAAGCTAGTATTTTTTGGGCTTTTTTATGAGCTGGTAAGGAAAAATGTTCTTTTTCTAATTGATTGATTTTTTCAATATCAATGAAAGTTAATCACTTTAAAAGCTTAATTACTTCAGCATCATTTTGGTTTAATAAAAATTGATACATGCTAAAAGGAGTGGTTTTATTTTTATCCAATCACAACGATCCACCACCAGTTGATTTACCAAATTTATTACCTTGTGCATCTGTTAATAAATTTGCAGTTAATCCTACTGCTTTATTTTCATCACCGAAGTATTTTCTAATTAATTCAATTCCTGTTACGATATTTCCTCATTGATCAGAACCACCAAATTGATTTTTGATATTGAAGTTTTCATATAAATATTTAAAATCTCAACCTTGAATTAATTGATAAGAAAATTCTGTAAAAGATAATCCATCTTGAATTCTAGAAACTACCGAATCTCGATTAATCATTACACTAATATTAATATTTTTTCCTACTTCTCTTAAGAAATCTAAAATATTCATATTCTTATAAATATCGAAGTTATCAAAAACTTCTAAACCTTGTGCTTCTAATTGATTTTTAACAGCATTTTTATTTCTAATAATTGTTTCATAATCCAACAAAGCTCTTTCTCCAGCTTTAAAAGATGGATCTCCAATCATCCCTGTAGCTCCACCTAAAACTGCAAGAACTTTCTTTCCAGCTTTTTGGAAACGCTTTAAAATGCTAATTTGAATGTAATTACCTAAATGTAATGATTCTGCAGTAGGATCAAAACCAATGTAAACACCTTCATCATTTGACTGCTTTAAAAATTTTTCTTCATTTGTAATATCTTTTAATATATTGCGAACTTTTAAATCTGCTAATATTTTTTTCACATTATACCTTTCTAGATAATTAAAAAATTTCTTCTTTGAATTTTTTTAATTTAACTGATTAACCTGTTACTTAATTTTATAGAAAATTTTAATTTTACAAAAAAGACATAAATTAAGTATAATTTTAGCTATGAAAATTGCAATAATTATAGATTCAGCTGTTGGTCTAACAAAACAACAGTGTGAGAAAAAAGGTTGATATTTTTTACCTCTTTTTTTCAGCATTGATAATAAAGAATATGCTGATGGAATTGATGAAAAAACTAAAGACCTATACCAAATATTAAAACCGGATTCTGATGTTAATACATCATGTACACCCGTAGGTGAAGCGGTTAAACTTGTAGAAAGTATTTATGATAAGTACGATAAAATTGTGATTTATCCCATTAGTGAAAAACTTTCATCGCAATATAATAATTTATTATCAACTTTATCATCATATAAAAAGGTTAGAGTTGTAAAATCTAAAAAATTAACATTATTAACAGCTTTAGATTTGTTAAATTTTGAAAAAAATATTGCTAATAATATGAAATTTGATAAGGCTGTTGATATTTTGGAAGATGATTTAAATCTTAAATTTTTATTAATTCCAAAATTTAATGATGCTCTTGTTCGAGGTGGTCGTTTAACTCCTGCAGCTGCAACTGTTGCAAAATTGCTAAAAATTGTTCCTATTATTAAACTTGAAAATGGTGAACTAAAAAAAGAAGGTGTGGGTAGATTATTTAGAAAATCAATTACTAAATACTTCAAAGAATTACATACACAATATCCTGAACACATTCCATTTGTAATTCATTCAAATAATAAAGAAATTGAAGAAATTAAATTGGAAATGCAAGCAATTTCAGGGCAGGAGATTAACATATTTAATATCCCTAATGTTATTGGTATTCATACAGGAATCGAAGCTATTGCTTTTACAAAATTACCTATTGATTCTGAAAGGATTCAAGAACTTTATGATCTTTTTGAAATCAAAAGATCATAACAAAAACAACTAAAACCAGTAATACTGGTTTTTTTATATAAAAAAAATTGAGAAGATCATTCTCAACTTATTCTAATTATAATAATGAATTTATTATTTTCTAATTCCAAGTTCTTTAATAAGTGATTGATATTTATCAAAGTTTTTTGATTTTAGATAGCTTAATAATTTTTTACGTTTATTAACCTTAGCAATAAATCCCCGCATTGAGTGTTTATCTTTTTTATTATCTTTAAAATGCAATTTTAAAGATTCAATTTCTGCAGTTAAGATAGCAATTTGAACTTCTGAAGCTCCTGAATTTGTTTCAGATCCTCCAAATTTAACTAATAATTCTTTTTTTTGTTCTTTTGACAACATTGTCTTCTCCTATACGTTTATAACCTAGCAAAAAGGTAACTAATTTTTTTACCAAGTGATAAATAATTTTTTTCCTATTAAATAAAGTTAAAACGATATTTAATAAGCTTGTTTATTATAAATTATTTTTAATTTTTAAAAAGAAATTCATAGCATTTTCTGTATCTTTTTCTGTAATTTGGTCTCTTTCAGTAGAAATAATTGTTCGACTTTTCTCTAAAAACTCAATTCTTAAATCACTAGTATTAATTGTGTCAAAATCTTCATCCAAAATTTTAAAACTTAATTTTTGGTTAAATCCTATTTTAACAATTCCATGAAATTCTTTATTTGCAAATAACAAATTAGCAAAGTAAATTCCTTTAGCTAATTGTGTAATATTTTCTGGTCAATAAGCTTCAAAAGAATCAGCAATTCTTGTAATATTTATAGAATAAGGTTTATATAAAAAATGATTTAAATAATCTAATTCACCAAAAATAATACTTTCTTTTAAAAGAGAACTAGAAATTTTTATATTATTAAATTTTAATAATTCAACAATTATCGTGTTATTAAAATACTGCTGCAATTTTTCTGCATCTCAAGCAGCATTTTTACCTAAACGGTAATCTTCACCTACTATTAAATATTTTGCCCCTATATTAATTAGTTGCTTTATAAAATATGGAGCTTCTAAATTTTGAATTTCATGAAAATTCAAAACTACAATATGCTTGATACCCAAATCTGCTAGTCAGTCTAAACGGACTTCTAGCTGCATAATATTTCCATCTCTTATATTAGGTAAATCACTGGGATTACTTATTAAAAAAACTACAATATCATCGACATCTTTTAAAGCTTTAGCAGTTTTTATTAATTGTAAATGTCCTTGGTGAATTGTTTCAAATCCACCCAAAATAAAAACTGCATTATTAAAATGAACCTTTTGAAAAGTTTTATAAACTCGAGTTTTCAATTGCTAAATAATTCCTTGTTTTTCTAAATATAATTTAGTTCCATTTTCACTAGCTGAAGGAGCAATATCATTGGCTATATTTTTTAGTTCTTGATAAGCATCTTCAACCACAACACCTCAAGCTGCCTCTTTAATCATATGAACATCGTTTGAACTATCGCCAAAAGCCATCACATGATTTTCAATATTTCATTCTTTATTTAGTAATTTACATAAAACAGAAATAGTAGAAGCTTTATTAATTCCTTTTGGAGCAATAAAAAATCCTTTACTTCATTTTGAATTAATTTCCATTGCTAAATTATTTTCTTCAATGAATTTTGATACTTTATCAATGAATTCATCTTCACCAGTTTTGACAGTAATAATATGAATTTTTTCTTCTCTGTTCAATTTACTTAAATCTTGAAAATCATTTTGATATTTTTCTAAAAATCAGTTATTTAAATCAAAACCTTCAGAATTAAAAGCAGCATTTTCTGTCATTACAGAAAAAGGGCAAACTTCTTTATTTAGTAAAAAATCTTCAATTTTTTTGTAATCATCAAAATCAAATAGTGCCTCTCAAATGATTGATTTTTCCTTCATATCATAGATAAATGCACCATTTGCTCCAATAAAATAATCAATATTTGCTACGTTTATTATACTTCCAATTGTTAACATATCTCTACCTGTAGCAACTACTGTTGTATATCTTTTTTGTTTAAGTTTTTCAAACATGTATTCAATTTCTGTTGAAACTTCTTCTTGGCCATAAGGCAAGATAGTACCATCAACATCAAATGCAAAAACTTTAATTTGATTAAATTTGTTGTTCATTTAGAATCCTTTCAATTTTCTTTCCAAATATTTTTTTTGATTTAAGTTTTTCTGCTTCTATCAAACCAATTCCCATAATTTTATTTTCAAAAATTAGCAGAAATTCTTTGGATTGATAATTTTGAAAATTAGTTATTTCTAATTTTATTCCTCTATATAAATCTATTAGTTGTATTTTTGTTAACTGATATTGTTTTAAATTAATAATTTTAAAAGGATCTAATGTTTTATTTAAATCCATCTTAGTTAAATTATTTAATTCGGTTCTTTCTAGTTCTATCATAATGGCATGACAATCTAGTTTTTTTGCTAAATCATGAATCAGTGAACGAATGTAGGTTCCTCTGGAAACTTGGAACTCAAGTTCTAATATTTGATTTTTTGGATCTCAAGACAAAATATTAAAACTTTTAATTTCAACTTGTTGAGCTTTTAAGATTACTTCTTTACCTTCTCTTGCTAATTTATAAGATCTTTTTCCATTAACTTTTTTTGCTGAAAAGATTGGGGGAAATTGATTAATTAAACCTATAAAATTTTCTCTAATTACTTTATTAATTTCTGCTAGCGAGTGAGTTTTATTACAAATTACTTTTTCAACATTGCCTTCGATATCGTAGGTATCAGATTTATAACCGAACTGCATTTTAGCTACATATTTTTTGAATCCTTCATCAATATAAGGAATCAAAGAAGTATCATCATCAGTGGCCACTAAGATTAATCCTGTAGCTAATGGATCTAAAGTTCCAGTGTGGCCAATTTTTTGAATGTTCTTTTCTTTGGCAAATTTTTTAATTGCTCCAAAAGAACTCATACCTTTTTCTTTATTGATTAAATAAATCATTATTTTTATAACTCATCAAACTTGTCTTTATTAAAGACACCTATATATGGTAAGTTACGAAGTTTTTCTTTGACATCCAATCCAAAACCAACTAAAAATTTGTTATCTGGCAAAATAAATCCAGATTTATCAACTTCAATATTTACTTTACGACCCAGGGGTTTGTCAATTAGTGTAACTAATTTGATTTTGTTAGGATTTTTAGTTTTTAATAGATTTAAAATTTTTTCTAAAGTAATACCTGAATCTATGATATCTTCTACCACCAAAACATCCATACCTTCAATATCATAATTCAAGTCCATAATAATTTTAATTGTGTTTGACGATTGCTGTGCACCGCCATATGAAGATGCCACCATGAAATCTAAAATGTGCGGTATTTCAATATGTTTAATCAGTTCTGCTAAAAAGGGAATACACCCCTTAAGTAATCCAACTAAAACTAATTTTTTTGATGCTTCAAATTCCTTATTAGCTCATCGAGCTATTTCCTTTATTTTGTTTAAAATTTCCTCATTTTCATAAATAATTTCTGTAACTCATTCTTTATTTTTCGCTAACATATTGCCTATAATTTTACTATTTTTTAAGGCATTAATTTTAAAAAATAAGTTAGTTTTTGTTATAATAAATTAGTAAATTTAATATTAACACAAAATTTATTCGAATTAATCATGTTTTTTAATAATTAATTTCTATTAACCAGGAGGTCTTTATGGCTAAATTTACCGCAACAGTTGTTGATCCAATTGGAATTCACGCAAGGCCAGCTTCAAAAATAGTTACTGTTTCTTCAAAATTTAAATCAGATATTAAAATTGTTGTAAACGAAAAAACAGGAAACTTAAAATCAATTATGAATATTATGGCTTTAGGTATTAAACAAGGTCAAAAAATATTAGTTGAAACTGAAGGTGAAGATGCTGATCTAGCACTTGAAGAAATCAAAAAAACAATGCTTGAAAATCAAGTTATTGAAATTATTGAGTAGTATTGATAGCAAAAAAGGTTAGATTATTCTAACTTTTTATTTTTATTTTTTTAATTAACTAAAAAAATCTTCATCTCTATTTTTGCGATAAACTCTGTAAGCACCTGTATTATTATTTTCGAAAAACCATTCATAACTGTTTTCTTCTAAAACGTTTTCCAAGACAGTTTTCATAGCACCACTACCTTTGCCTGTAATAAAAAGAATTGATATTATGTTTTGATCATTTTCCATTTCAAACAGTGCATTTAAGATTGGACCATATGCTTCCTGCTCAGTTAGATAATGTAACTCTACTTCTATTTCGTTTTTAAACATAATTATACTTTTTGACAACTTTCACAAATATAAGTTCCCCGTCCATTTACTTTGGTTTTAATAATAATTCTTTCACAACGCGGGCAAGGTTTTCCCATTTTAGTATGAACTTTTAAAAAGTTTTGAAATTTTCCTTCTTTTTTATTCAATGAAGTGTAAGAATTAATGCTGCTACCCCCCAATTCTGTAGAAAGATCTAAAATTTCTGTAGCTTTTTTCAAAATTTCTTTT comes from Mycoplasma iguanae and encodes:
- a CDS encoding YcsE-related riboflavin metabolism phosphatase, with amino-acid sequence MNNKFNQIKVFAFDVDGTILPYGQEEVSTEIEYMFEKLKQKRYTTVVATGRDMLTIGSIINVANIDYFIGANGAFIYDMKEKSIIWEALFDFDDYKKIEDFLLNKEVCPFSVMTENAAFNSEGFDLNNWFLEKYQNDFQDLSKLNREEKIHIITVKTGEDEFIDKVSKFIEENNLAMEINSKWSKGFFIAPKGINKASTISVLCKLLNKEWNIENHVMAFGDSSNDVHMIKEAAWGVVVEDAYQELKNIANDIAPSASENGTKLYLEKQGII
- the rpsO gene encoding 30S ribosomal protein S15; translation: MLSKEQKKELLVKFGGSETNSGASEVQIAILTAEIESLKLHFKDNKKDKHSMRGFIAKVNKRKKLLSYLKSKNFDKYQSLIKELGIRK
- a CDS encoding DNA mismatch repair protein MutS yields the protein MSKSIIMFKNEIEVELHYLTEQEAYGPILNALFEMENDQNIISILFITGKGSGAMKTVLENVLEENSYEWFFENNNTGAYRVYRKNRDEDFFS
- a CDS encoding UTP--glucose-1-phosphate uridylyltransferase, translating into MKKVKKLIIPAAGWGTRFLPMTKVVHKELVPVLNKPIIDWLIHEALNSGIEEIILVISPRKEEINNYFDINYGLEYELAQKGKTDILELIQKTNIKKHITVVYQNEQLGLGHAIAVAASKIKNEPFAVILGDDLIMSQIPAIKQLIEQYEKLGNSIVGVQSIKSEHLDKYGVVDPLDPEQKNAKIFEIKGAVEKPKLENSPSNKAILGRYVFTPEILAILKKLKPENNSEIQLVDAFDELLKTQKIYAYEFEGTRYDLGSVEGFVKANIDYALEDPEIQAEIVQFIKAKKL
- a CDS encoding HPr family phosphocarrier protein; translated protein: MAKFTATVVDPIGIHARPASKIVTVSSKFKSDIKIVVNEKTGNLKSIMNIMALGIKQGQKILVETEGEDADLALEEIKKTMLENQVIEIIE
- the hpt gene encoding hypoxanthine phosphoribosyltransferase, with the protein product MLAKNKEWVTEIIYENEEILNKIKEIARWANKEFEASKKLVLVGLLKGCIPFLAELIKHIEIPHILDFMVASSYGGAQQSSNTIKIIMDLNYDIEGMDVLVVEDIIDSGITLEKILNLLKTKNPNKIKLVTLIDKPLGRKVNIEVDKSGFILPDNKFLVGFGLDVKEKLRNLPYIGVFNKDKFDEL
- the truB gene encoding tRNA pseudouridine(55) synthase TruB — encoded protein: MIYLINKEKGMSSFGAIKKFAKEKNIQKIGHTGTLDPLATGLILVATDDDTSLIPYIDEGFKKYVAKMQFGYKSDTYDIEGNVEKVICNKTHSLAEINKVIRENFIGLINQFPPIFSAKKVNGKRSYKLAREGKEVILKAQQVEIKSFNILSWDPKNQILELEFQVSRGTYIRSLIHDLAKKLDCHAIMIELERTELNNLTKMDLNKTLDPFKIINLKQYQLTKIQLIDLYRGIKLEITNFQNYQSKEFLLIFENKIMGIGLIEAEKLKSKKIFGKKIERILNEQQI
- the tyrS gene encoding tyrosine--tRNA ligase, with protein sequence MKKILADLKVRNILKDITNEEKFLKQSNDEGVYIGFDPTAESLHLGNYIQISILKRFQKAGKKVLAVLGGATGMIGDPSFKAGERALLDYETIIRNKNAVKNQLEAQGLEVFDNFDIYKNMNILDFLREVGKNINISVMINRDSVVSRIQDGLSFTEFSYQLIQGWDFKYLYENFNIKNQFGGSDQWGNIVTGIELIRKYFGDENKAVGLTANLLTDAQGNKFGKSTGGGSLWLDKNKTTPFSMYQFLLNQNDAEVIKLLKWLTFIDIEKINQLEKEHFSLPAHKKAQKILAFEVVKDIHGQNAALEAEKITHLLFNNQINQFTLQDIENLKGAVPFFKVAKSMTLKESLIENKIAISNRELNEFLNNKTIEINGSKEFIVEKAVETFAKWENFFIVKKGKKNYFVFEVMN
- a CDS encoding FAD synthase codes for the protein MKTRVYKTFQKVHFNNAVFILGGFETIHQGHLQLIKTAKALKDVDDIVVFLISNPSDLPNIRDGNIMQLEVRLDWLADLGIKHIVVLNFHEIQNLEAPYFIKQLINIGAKYLIVGEDYRLGKNAAWDAEKLQQYFNNTIIVELLKFNNIKISSSLLKESIIFGELDYLNHFLYKPYSINITRIADSFEAYWPENITQLAKGIYFANLLFANKEFHGIVKIGFNQKLSFKILDEDFDTINTSDLRIEFLEKSRTIISTERDQITEKDTENAMNFFLKIKNNL
- a CDS encoding DegV family protein, coding for MKIAIIIDSAVGLTKQQCEKKGWYFLPLFFSIDNKEYADGIDEKTKDLYQILKPDSDVNTSCTPVGEAVKLVESIYDKYDKIVIYPISEKLSSQYNNLLSTLSSYKKVRVVKSKKLTLLTALDLLNFEKNIANNMKFDKAVDILEDDLNLKFLLIPKFNDALVRGGRLTPAAATVAKLLKIVPIIKLENGELKKEGVGRLFRKSITKYFKELHTQYPEHIPFVIHSNNKEIEEIKLEMQAISGQEINIFNIPNVIGIHTGIEAIAFTKLPIDSERIQELYDLFEIKRS